In Hyphomicrobiales bacterium, the sequence CAGTTGGCGAACTTGGCGTCGAGCAGCTTGATGTCGGGGTAGTTCTTCAGCACGCTGTTGAAGGCGTCCATGCGCTCGGTGTCGAGCGTGGTCGGGATGCCGCGCAGCGCGACGACCGTGCCTTTCCCACCCAGCGTCTTGGCGATGTACTCGGCCGGGATCTTGCCGAAGGCGGTGTTGTCGCCGGCGACATAGGCATCCTGCGCCGAGGTGTCGGTGAGGCCGCGGTCGACCACCGTCACATAGGCGCCCTTGGCCTTCACATTGGCGACCGGCCGGGTCAGCGCCGCGGACTCGAAGGGGAAGACGACGAGCGCGTTGATCTTGTTGACCGTGCTCAGATCCTGGAGCTGATTGGCCTGCTCGGTCGCATTGGCGGCCGTGCGGATGGTGATCTTGAGGTCCTTGTGCTTGGCCTCAAGATCCTTCTTGGCCTGGTTCGCCCAGTAGTTGATGCCGCCCATGAAGCTGTGCGTCGCGGCGGGGATCGAGACGCCGAGATTGACGGGTTCGGCGGCCGCACTCGTCGCCGCGAAGGCGAGGCCCGCGGCCGTAGCGGCGAGCAAGAGGCTGCGTCTGGTCTGCATGAACATCGCTTCTCTCCCTATTTGGCCGCCTGGAGCACGCGCCGATCAGTTTGCGACGCAATCTGATCGGATCACGCGTTCTCTCTTTTGGTGAGAGACGGATTCACCGATCAGGTCAGAATGACCTGATCGGATCCGGCTCTAGCGGCGGCCTTTCTGCAAAAACGCGACTGTGATGATGACGAAACCCTGCACGGCGGCGTTGAGATAGACGCTGATCAGGCTCGTTAGATTGAGGATGTTGCTGATCACCGAGAGCAGGATCGCGCCGATGACCGTGCCGGTGATGCTGCCTTGCCCGCCCTTGAGCGCGGCGCCGCCGACGATGACCGAGGCGATGGCCTCCAGCTCCCAGAGCAGTCCGGTCGTCGGCGAGGCGGAGCCGAGGCGTGGCACATAGAGCAGCGTGGCGATGCCGACGCAGATGCCGAGCAGCATGTAGGTGAGGATCTTGACCCGCTCGACGTCGACCGCCGCATAGCGGGCCACCGTCTCGTTGGAGCCGATCGCCTGGACATGGCGGCCATAGGCCGTCTTGTTCAGGATCAGCGCGCCGATGACAGCGACCAGCAGGAAGACGATGACCGGCACCGGCACACCGGCGAGGCTGCCGTAATAGACCGGGGCGTAGATGTCGGCGAGGCTGTTTTCCAGCGTCAGCGCGCCACCATCGGCGAAATAGGTCAGGTAGGCCCGGAAGATGCCGAGCGTGCCGAGCGTGACGATGAAG encodes:
- a CDS encoding Substrate-binding domain-containing protein; the protein is MFMQTRRSLLLAATAAGLAFAATSAAAEPVNLGVSIPAATHSFMGGINYWANQAKKDLEAKHKDLKITIRTAANATEQANQLQDLSTVNKINALVVFPFESAALTRPVANVKAKGAYVTVVDRGLTDTSAQDAYVAGDNTAFGKIPAEYIAKTLGGKGTVVALRGIPTTLDTERMDAFNSVLKNYPDIKLLDAKFANWNRDDAYKVTQDFLTRFKDIDAFWAADDDMAFGAIRAIDQAGRKDIKVIFGGAGAKDMVKVILDNKDPRIQANVSYSPKFIYDAIKLTAEARLKGEKLPATTIIPSVLIDKGNAKDFYFPDSPF
- a CDS encoding Ribose ABC transport system, permease protein RbsC (TC 3.A.1.2.1), encoding MSQPETLQGPAAGGRRESGTPLAERIASVGPVVGLILLCGFGALLNGDFATLDNALNVLTRTAFIGIIAVGMCFVIILGGIDLSVGSMAALIAGCVIMFINWAAGALGSPLLAVICGALLAVLLGAAFGLIHGLLIAKGRIEPFIVTLGTLGIFRAYLTYFADGGALTLENSLADIYAPVYYGSLAGVPVPVIVFLLVAVIGALILNKTAYGRHVQAIGSNETVARYAAVDVERVKILTYMLLGICVGIATLLYVPRLGSASPTTGLLWELEAIASVIVGGAALKGGQGSITGTVIGAILLSVISNILNLTSLISVYLNAAVQGFVIITVAFLQKGRR